The following proteins are encoded in a genomic region of Streptococcus equi subsp. equi:
- a CDS encoding membrane protein gives MKPMRNVALVISAMLLLSSQAFVSAVAAQDNQPTIAVQAQAAAEANVSARMRSDQPVIEANIATSQPVSQSTEATILLKDAKGNAINSTAYTMQAGQSRFSVWFDLTNLKVSDYSISVSVPDKEKAFSGSSAPIHFDGKPTKNTPETEQKNSNPVPANNQPKPAASGRVTSTEQPQNVPSATASANHMTRTNHRSDKVLKASSSNTPSAAKSIDSAEKGKGMLSDSTAQDKEQKGFPWLLSSLIAITAAALLALVIKAVHRK, from the coding sequence ATGAAACCAATGAGAAACGTAGCCTTAGTTATTTCAGCAATGTTACTGTTAAGCTCACAGGCCTTTGTATCAGCAGTAGCAGCACAGGACAATCAACCAACCATAGCAGTTCAAGCACAGGCAGCAGCTGAGGCCAATGTCAGTGCTCGTATGCGTTCAGATCAGCCCGTTATTGAAGCTAACATTGCTACCAGTCAGCCAGTTAGCCAAAGCACTGAGGCTACTATTTTACTAAAGGATGCCAAAGGCAACGCGATTAATAGCACAGCCTATACCATGCAGGCTGGTCAAAGCCGGTTTTCAGTATGGTTTGACCTTACGAACCTAAAGGTTAGTGATTATAGTATATCAGTGAGTGTTCCTGATAAAGAAAAGGCCTTTAGTGGTAGCTCAGCACCTATTCATTTTGATGGAAAGCCAACCAAAAATACCCCAGAGACAGAACAGAAAAACAGCAATCCAGTACCAGCTAATAACCAGCCTAAACCCGCTGCTAGCGGCAGGGTGACAAGCACTGAGCAACCCCAAAATGTGCCTAGCGCGACTGCTAGCGCCAATCATATGACAAGAACCAATCATCGATCTGATAAGGTCCTAAAGGCAAGCTCAAGCAACACACCATCAGCTGCCAAATCAATAGACTCTGCTGAGAAAGGCAAGGGCATGCTTTCTGATAGCACAGCCCAAGATAAAGAGCAAAAAGGCTTTCCTTGGCTGCTATCATCTCTAATTGCAATTACAGCAGCTGCTTTACTTGCTCTTGTCATCAAAGCTGTTCACAGGAAATAA
- the mrnC gene encoding membrane protein: MANSVDVNLINGIALAFVGDAVYSYYIRRHLIFQGQTKPNKLHYLATKYVSAKAQASLIQAMLEAQLLTEKEKDIYKRGRNTNSHTKAKNADVVTYRMSTGFEAIMGYLDMTGQTERLELLIQWCIKQVENSPQS, from the coding sequence GTGGCTAATTCAGTTGATGTCAATTTGATTAATGGCATTGCCCTTGCCTTTGTTGGTGATGCTGTTTATTCTTACTATATTCGTCGTCATCTGATTTTCCAAGGCCAGACCAAGCCAAATAAGCTCCACTACCTTGCAACAAAATATGTTTCTGCAAAGGCACAGGCTTCTCTGATTCAGGCCATGCTAGAAGCACAACTATTGACCGAAAAAGAAAAAGACATCTACAAACGAGGCCGCAATACCAACAGCCATACCAAGGCTAAAAATGCTGATGTAGTAACCTATCGTATGTCAACAGGCTTTGAAGCTATTATGGGCTACCTTGATATGACAGGTCAGACAGAACGGCTAGAACTGTTGATCCAGTGGTGTATCAAGCAGGTGGAGAACAGTCCTCAATCATAA
- the cysS gene encoding cysteinyl-tRNA synthetase, whose translation MIKIYDTMTRSLREFVPITDKVVNMYVCGPTVYNYIHIGNARSAVAFDTIRRYFEYAGYTVNYISNFTDVDDKIIKAAKESGVSPKELADRFIAAFMEDTKALGVKPATKNPRVMDYMDEIIAFIAALIKKGYAYESAGDIYFRVAKASNYARLANKTIADLEAGASGRTDTETALKEDPLDFALWKSAKLGEISWASPWSAGRPGWHIECSVMATELLGDTIDIHGGGADLEFPHHTNEIAQSEAKTSKTFANYWMHNGFVNVDNEKMSKSLGNFVTVHDLLKTVDGQTLRFFLATQHYRKPINFTEKAIHDAGVNLKYLKNTLQQPTVATADASQLAAFITAFKAAMNDDFNTANGITVLFDMAKWINSGAYSEAVKSAFEEMLAVFGIVFEAESLDTEIEQLIAERQEARANRDFARADAIRDQLAAQGIKLLDTKEGVRWIRG comes from the coding sequence ATGATAAAAATCTATGATACCATGACCAGAAGTCTGCGAGAGTTTGTACCAATAACTGATAAGGTGGTCAATATGTATGTCTGCGGGCCAACGGTTTACAATTATATTCACATTGGCAATGCACGTTCGGCTGTGGCCTTTGATACGATTCGTCGCTACTTTGAATACGCAGGCTATACAGTCAATTACATTTCAAATTTTACAGATGTAGACGATAAGATTATCAAGGCAGCCAAGGAATCAGGTGTATCACCCAAGGAATTGGCGGACAGATTTATTGCTGCCTTTATGGAGGATACCAAGGCACTCGGTGTGAAGCCGGCCACCAAAAATCCACGCGTCATGGACTATATGGACGAGATCATTGCCTTTATCGCTGCTTTAATCAAAAAAGGCTATGCCTATGAGTCGGCAGGTGATATTTATTTCCGCGTGGCAAAGGCATCAAATTATGCCAGACTGGCTAATAAAACGATTGCTGATTTGGAGGCTGGTGCTAGTGGTCGTACAGATACCGAAACTGCTCTCAAGGAAGATCCTTTGGACTTTGCCCTATGGAAATCAGCAAAGCTAGGCGAGATTTCTTGGGCAAGTCCTTGGAGCGCCGGTCGTCCTGGCTGGCATATCGAGTGCTCTGTAATGGCAACCGAGCTTTTGGGAGATACCATTGATATTCATGGTGGTGGCGCAGACCTGGAATTCCCACACCATACCAATGAAATTGCTCAATCAGAAGCAAAAACTAGCAAAACTTTTGCCAATTACTGGATGCATAATGGCTTTGTTAATGTTGACAACGAAAAAATGTCTAAGTCACTGGGCAACTTTGTGACTGTTCATGATCTGCTAAAGACGGTGGATGGGCAAACGCTACGCTTTTTCTTGGCTACTCAGCATTATCGTAAGCCGATTAATTTTACTGAAAAAGCTATTCATGATGCTGGAGTTAACCTCAAATACTTGAAAAACACGCTTCAGCAGCCCACAGTAGCCACTGCAGATGCTAGCCAGCTTGCTGCCTTTATCACTGCCTTCAAAGCAGCCATGAATGATGATTTTAATACAGCAAATGGGATTACAGTCTTATTTGACATGGCAAAATGGATTAACTCCGGCGCCTATTCTGAGGCTGTCAAATCAGCATTTGAAGAGATGCTAGCTGTTTTTGGCATTGTCTTTGAAGCAGAAAGCCTAGACACAGAGATTGAGCAGCTGATTGCTGAGCGTCAGGAGGCACGTGCCAATCGAGATTTTGCAAGGGCAGATGCTATTCGGGATCAGTTGGCAGCTCAGGGGATCAAGCTGTTGGATACAAAAGAAGGTGTGAGGTGGATACGTGGCTAA
- the cysE gene encoding serine acetyltransferase, translating into MGWWKDNIDIVKQLDPAARSTLEVILTYPGLKALAAHRLSHFLWQHGFKLLARMHSQFWRFWTQIEIHPGARIASGVFIDHGAGLVIGETAIVEKGAMLYHGVTLGGTGKDRGKRHPTVREGALISAHAQIIGPVEIGKSAKVGAAAVVLTDVPAGVTVVGIPAQIVRVHEKKPSRQD; encoded by the coding sequence ATGGGCTGGTGGAAGGACAATATTGATATTGTAAAGCAACTAGATCCTGCTGCACGTAGCACCCTAGAGGTTATCCTAACCTACCCTGGATTAAAGGCCTTGGCAGCGCACAGGCTGTCACATTTTTTGTGGCAGCATGGCTTTAAGCTGCTGGCTCGAATGCATAGCCAGTTTTGGCGATTTTGGACACAGATTGAAATCCACCCAGGAGCTAGGATTGCTTCAGGTGTTTTCATTGACCATGGGGCTGGCTTGGTGATTGGTGAGACGGCCATTGTTGAAAAAGGAGCCATGCTTTATCATGGAGTGACGCTTGGTGGAACTGGAAAAGATCGAGGGAAGCGGCACCCTACTGTTCGTGAGGGGGCACTGATTTCTGCCCATGCTCAAATTATCGGTCCTGTCGAGATTGGGAAATCGGCTAAGGTTGGAGCTGCAGCTGTTGTGTTGACTGATGTACCTGCTGGCGTGACGGTCGTTGGCATTCCAGCCCAAATTGTTCGAGTGCATGAGAAAAAGCCCTCAAGGCAGGATTAA
- a CDS encoding polynucleotide phosphorylase/polyadenylase — MTNTNELDIRLRAFINAPDNFLDSVALVNAFHQYPVWAAKKPYAIEIEGVRIFPVFTDKDDMATFKEEQKSAQAQYWVERSALTVLEEAVHAGAAGLGFNLKKKGDFGNSTVFKSADMIQFMNNYTTILNTLMSDDNSAADTLDRLYLVPAFVYPKEEEHYYDRLFPTMSTPEGKRYVPAFSNLQSFAKWYNQEEFGGLFRKSGGVILTWKIADIYQPRNGNNDIDETFGVAIDPFDDQQILVDWSDIDT; from the coding sequence ATGACTAATACAAATGAACTAGATATTCGTTTAAGAGCCTTTATCAATGCCCCTGATAATTTTTTAGATAGCGTGGCCTTGGTTAATGCTTTTCACCAGTATCCGGTGTGGGCAGCAAAAAAGCCCTATGCTATTGAGATTGAAGGGGTAAGGATTTTTCCTGTATTCACAGATAAGGACGACATGGCGACCTTTAAAGAGGAGCAAAAGAGTGCACAAGCTCAGTATTGGGTAGAGCGCTCTGCTCTTACTGTCTTGGAGGAGGCTGTTCATGCAGGTGCTGCTGGGCTAGGCTTTAATCTCAAGAAAAAGGGAGATTTTGGCAATTCTACAGTGTTCAAGTCTGCTGATATGATTCAGTTTATGAACAATTACACAACGATTTTGAATACCTTGATGAGTGATGACAATAGCGCAGCAGATACCCTGGATAGGCTTTATCTGGTGCCGGCCTTTGTTTACCCTAAGGAAGAGGAGCATTACTATGACAGGCTTTTTCCAACCATGTCAACTCCAGAGGGGAAGCGTTATGTTCCTGCCTTTTCAAATCTTCAGAGCTTCGCTAAATGGTACAATCAAGAGGAGTTTGGCGGCCTTTTTAGGAAATCAGGTGGTGTTATCTTAACATGGAAGATAGCAGACATTTATCAGCCAAGAAATGGCAATAATGACATAGACGAGACCTTTGGGGTTGCTATTGACCCCTTTGATGATCAGCAGATTCTTGTTGATTGGTCTGATATTGACACATAA